Proteins encoded by one window of Bauldia sp.:
- a CDS encoding TIM barrel protein has protein sequence MVQAFEPKFMKVGVLTAALQELTPRKVRDPDPDKAIEDWLDFANDLGVKYIQLSAALHPSESDVPPEAMLDPVANTLDLRKPFDKARATRVAAAMKSTGVSLSDIGYFDNMLHGDPAIRRKKADFMVRAMDAAVLLGTDAVCGFVGRNQEHSMDQNLDDFVEAFIPLLKAAKDRGLVYRVEQCPMPGWTVKDNWHNNIAYTPGAWIALHRIAEKHGVGDQFRIHYDPSHAILMGQDTRSIFQYLKDTGYGFLIAGFHVKGQVIDSKGIAAWGYGGQTMERGDWKGGKPSTNAADWGNAWKKQVAFSEHELPGTARHDPLAYLQNRTVDWLDHQLAARELLPLDPAKTHIVVEHEYGPARVQEREKLKPILQGSIAFTRYIDEAAAAMYALQHEVLKSQNIPVQGVGRQAYRS, from the coding sequence ATGGTGCAGGCATTCGAACCGAAGTTCATGAAGGTCGGCGTGCTGACCGCGGCGTTGCAGGAGCTGACGCCGCGCAAGGTTCGCGATCCCGATCCCGACAAGGCGATCGAGGACTGGCTGGATTTCGCCAACGATCTTGGCGTCAAATACATCCAGCTTTCGGCGGCGTTGCACCCGTCGGAGTCGGACGTGCCGCCCGAGGCGATGCTCGACCCGGTCGCCAACACGCTCGATTTGCGGAAGCCGTTCGACAAAGCGCGCGCCACGCGCGTCGCCGCGGCGATGAAGTCGACGGGCGTGTCGCTGTCGGACATCGGCTACTTCGACAACATGCTGCATGGCGATCCGGCCATCCGGAGGAAGAAGGCCGACTTCATGGTGCGCGCCATGGACGCGGCGGTGCTGCTCGGCACCGACGCGGTCTGCGGCTTCGTGGGCCGCAATCAGGAACACTCGATGGATCAGAACCTCGACGACTTCGTCGAGGCCTTCATTCCCCTGCTCAAGGCCGCCAAGGATCGCGGCCTCGTCTATCGCGTCGAGCAGTGCCCGATGCCCGGCTGGACCGTTAAGGACAACTGGCACAACAATATCGCCTACACGCCCGGCGCCTGGATTGCCCTCCATCGCATCGCCGAGAAGCACGGCGTCGGCGACCAGTTCCGCATCCACTACGATCCGTCGCATGCCATCCTGATGGGCCAGGATACGCGCTCGATTTTCCAGTACCTCAAGGACACCGGCTACGGCTTCCTGATCGCCGGCTTCCACGTGAAGGGCCAGGTGATCGACTCCAAGGGCATCGCCGCCTGGGGCTATGGCGGCCAGACCATGGAACGCGGCGACTGGAAGGGCGGCAAGCCGTCGACCAATGCCGCCGACTGGGGCAACGCCTGGAAGAAGCAGGTCGCCTTCAGCGAGCACGAGCTGCCGGGCACCGCACGGCACGATCCGCTCGCCTATCTGCAGAACCGCACCGTGGATTGGCTCGACCACCAGCTTGCCGCGCGCGAACTGCTGCCGCTCGATCCGGCCAAGACGCACATCGTCGTCGAGCACGAATACGGTCCGGCGCGCGTGCAGGAACGCGAGAAACTGAAGCCGATCCTGCAGGGCTCGATCGCCTTCACCCGCTACATCGACGAGGCCGCCGCCGCGATGTACGCGCTCCAGCACGAGGTGCTGAAGAGCCAGAACATTCCGGTGCAGGGCGTCGGCCGCCAGGCCTACCGGTCGTAA
- the xylB gene encoding xylulokinase, with product MYVGLDIGTSSVKAVLIDENQKLVASETAPLEVSRPHAGWSEQDPDSWWTACEAVMDRLAQSHARELGAVKGIGLSGHMHGATLLDANDKPLRPCILWNDVRSADEAAALDRNPIFRALTGNIVFPGFTAPKLVWVAKHEPEIFARVTTVLLPKDYVRLKLTGDRASEMSDSAGTSWLDVGKRDWSDELLAATKLARKQMPKLYEGSQATGKLRADLAKRWGIATAPVVAGGGGDNAASACGVGVVKPGTAFLSLGTSGVLFVSNARFSPDPATAVHAFCHAVPNTWHQMGVILSAAGALEWLAGVFATDAAHLTKPLEGEKGGPGDVMFLPYLGGERTPHNDAAIRGSFTGLNYATDKTALTRAVLEGVAFAFADSLRALSTAGADVDRALAVGGGSRSRAWLQIIASTLDIAIDVPEEGDFGAGLGAARLGLIAATGADPFAVCTQPKIRETIEPDRNLVPAYAAAYATYKRLYPAIKEAMPR from the coding sequence ATGTACGTCGGCCTGGATATCGGCACCTCGTCGGTGAAGGCGGTTCTCATCGACGAGAACCAGAAACTCGTCGCGAGCGAGACGGCGCCGCTGGAGGTGTCGCGCCCGCATGCCGGCTGGTCGGAACAGGACCCGGACTCATGGTGGACGGCGTGCGAGGCGGTGATGGATCGCCTGGCGCAGTCGCATGCGCGTGAGCTGGGCGCCGTCAAAGGCATCGGCCTCTCCGGCCACATGCACGGCGCGACGCTCCTCGATGCGAACGACAAGCCGCTCCGGCCCTGCATCCTGTGGAACGATGTGCGCTCCGCCGACGAAGCCGCGGCGCTTGACCGCAACCCGATCTTCCGCGCCCTCACCGGCAACATCGTGTTCCCCGGTTTCACCGCGCCCAAGCTGGTATGGGTCGCGAAGCACGAGCCGGAAATCTTCGCCAGGGTCACGACGGTCCTGCTGCCCAAGGACTACGTCCGGCTGAAGCTCACCGGCGACCGCGCCTCCGAGATGTCGGACTCGGCCGGCACGTCGTGGCTGGACGTCGGCAAACGCGACTGGAGCGACGAGCTGCTTGCGGCGACCAAGCTCGCCCGCAAGCAGATGCCGAAGCTTTACGAAGGGTCGCAGGCGACCGGGAAACTGCGCGCCGATCTCGCCAAGCGCTGGGGCATCGCGACGGCGCCGGTCGTGGCCGGTGGCGGCGGCGATAACGCGGCGTCGGCTTGCGGCGTCGGCGTGGTCAAGCCGGGCACCGCGTTCCTGTCGCTCGGCACCTCCGGCGTGCTGTTCGTTTCCAACGCGCGCTTCTCGCCGGATCCGGCGACGGCGGTGCACGCCTTCTGCCACGCCGTGCCCAACACCTGGCACCAGATGGGCGTCATTCTTTCCGCCGCCGGCGCGCTCGAATGGCTGGCCGGAGTCTTCGCAACCGATGCCGCGCACCTGACCAAGCCGCTGGAAGGCGAGAAGGGCGGCCCGGGCGACGTGATGTTCCTGCCGTATCTCGGCGGCGAGCGCACGCCGCACAACGACGCCGCGATCCGCGGCAGCTTCACCGGCCTAAACTACGCCACCGACAAGACGGCGCTGACCCGCGCCGTGCTGGAGGGCGTCGCCTTCGCTTTCGCCGACAGCCTCAGGGCACTCAGCACCGCCGGCGCCGATGTCGACCGCGCGCTGGCCGTCGGCGGCGGCTCGCGCTCGCGCGCGTGGCTGCAGATCATCGCCAGCACGCTCGACATCGCCATCGACGTTCCGGAGGAGGGCGACTTCGGCGCGGGCTTGGGCGCCGCGCGACTGGGCCTCATCGCGGCGACCGGCGCTGATCCGTTCGCGGTCTGCACGCAGCCGAAAATCCGCGAGACGATCGAGCCCGACCGGAACCTCGTGCCTGCTTATGCAGCGGCCTACGCGACCTACAAGAGACTCTATCCTGCCATCAAGGAGGCAATGCCCCGATGA
- the pepN gene encoding aminopeptidase N gives MKIETAPVRLEDYRPPDFWIDTVDLTFRLDPEATRVTAILKLRPRDGASDLVLIGDELKLVSVALDGTVLPANRYHATPQRLTVRDVPAGRFTLTVETEINPTANTKLMGLYRSSGTYCTQCEAEGFRRITYFLDRPDVLAVYTTRIEAPKAGAPVLLSNGNLTQSGDLPGGRHFAVWHDPFPKPAYLFAMVAGDLGSIHGTFKTMSGRNVALGIYCEHGKEDRCAYALEALKRSMRWDETAFGREYDLDVFNIVAVSDFNMGAMENKGLNVFNDKYVLADPDTATDVDFVFVEGVIAHEYFHNWTGDRITCRDWFQLCLKEGLTVYRDQEFSSDVRSRPVKRIADVRTLHARQFPEDAGPLAHPVRPEVYSEINNFYTPTVYEKGAEVVRMLQTVIGRDGFRAGMDLYFQRHDGQAVTIEDFLAAFADANQVDLTQFKLWYSQAGTPEVTASGVYDAQQKTYTLTLSQTCPPTPGQPLKKPMVIPVRFGLVGQNGADLAYESTTGGRVEGNVIHLTEARQTIVFRGVSTKPVPSLFRGFSAPVRLVMDTPPADLLFLLRTDADPFNRWQAAQTLIVRGLIAGAAAVAARRSLSADDKLIDALAEVAENDDLEPAFRAQVLVLPGESDIAREIGRDVDPEAIATARNSFRAAIGVRAGARLTAVAERMTTGGTFTSDAASAGRRALANVALDLAAANGDADAVARVVRRYYEADNMTDRSAALSTLVAAARPERIAALEDFHRRYANDPLVLDKWLGFEASVPAPETLDRVRALLDDPSFAATNPNRIRALVGSFAGGNQTQFNRADGAGYDFLADFVIDLDRRNPQTAARLLVSFRSWRALEARRRALAEKALRKVAQVSDLSSDTRDIVTRTLA, from the coding sequence ATGAAGATCGAGACGGCGCCCGTTCGCCTGGAAGACTACCGCCCGCCGGATTTCTGGATCGACACGGTCGATCTGACCTTCCGGCTCGACCCGGAGGCGACGCGGGTAACCGCGATCCTGAAGCTCAGGCCGCGCGACGGAGCTAGCGACCTGGTGCTCATCGGCGACGAACTGAAGCTCGTGTCGGTCGCCCTCGACGGCACGGTGCTGCCCGCCAACCGCTACCATGCGACGCCGCAGCGGCTGACGGTGCGCGACGTGCCCGCCGGCCGCTTCACGCTGACCGTCGAGACCGAGATCAACCCGACCGCCAACACGAAGCTGATGGGGCTCTATCGCTCCAGCGGCACCTACTGCACGCAGTGCGAGGCGGAAGGCTTCCGCCGCATCACGTATTTCCTCGACCGGCCGGATGTGCTCGCGGTCTACACGACGCGCATCGAGGCGCCGAAAGCCGGCGCGCCGGTGCTGCTGTCGAACGGCAACCTGACGCAGTCCGGTGATCTTCCCGGCGGGCGCCACTTCGCCGTCTGGCACGATCCGTTTCCGAAGCCGGCGTATCTCTTCGCCATGGTCGCCGGCGACCTCGGGTCTATCCACGGCACGTTCAAGACGATGTCCGGCCGCAACGTCGCGCTCGGCATCTACTGCGAGCACGGCAAGGAGGATCGCTGTGCCTACGCGCTCGAGGCGCTGAAGCGATCGATGCGCTGGGACGAGACCGCCTTCGGCCGCGAGTACGATCTCGACGTCTTCAACATCGTCGCCGTGTCCGACTTCAACATGGGCGCGATGGAGAACAAGGGCCTCAACGTATTCAACGACAAGTACGTGCTGGCCGATCCCGACACCGCCACCGACGTCGACTTCGTCTTCGTCGAGGGCGTCATCGCGCACGAATACTTCCACAACTGGACGGGCGACCGCATCACCTGCCGCGACTGGTTCCAGCTCTGCCTGAAGGAAGGCCTGACCGTCTATCGCGACCAGGAATTTTCTTCCGACGTGCGCTCGCGGCCGGTCAAGCGCATCGCCGACGTACGCACCTTGCACGCGCGCCAGTTCCCGGAAGACGCCGGCCCCCTCGCCCATCCGGTGCGGCCCGAGGTCTATTCCGAGATCAACAACTTCTATACGCCGACGGTCTACGAGAAGGGCGCCGAGGTCGTGCGCATGCTGCAGACCGTGATCGGGCGCGACGGTTTTCGCGCCGGCATGGACCTCTACTTCCAGCGGCATGACGGCCAGGCGGTGACGATCGAGGATTTCCTCGCCGCCTTCGCCGATGCCAACCAGGTGGACCTGACGCAGTTCAAGCTCTGGTACAGCCAGGCCGGGACGCCCGAGGTCACCGCCAGCGGCGTCTATGATGCGCAGCAGAAGACCTACACGCTGACGCTGTCGCAGACGTGCCCGCCGACGCCTGGGCAGCCGCTGAAGAAGCCGATGGTCATTCCCGTCCGCTTCGGCCTCGTCGGCCAGAACGGCGCCGACCTCGCCTACGAGAGCACCACCGGCGGACGCGTCGAGGGCAACGTCATCCACCTCACCGAGGCGAGGCAGACGATCGTCTTCCGCGGCGTGTCGACCAAGCCGGTGCCGTCGTTGTTCCGCGGGTTCTCGGCGCCGGTGCGTCTGGTGATGGACACACCGCCGGCCGATCTTCTCTTCCTGCTGCGTACCGACGCCGATCCCTTCAACCGCTGGCAGGCAGCGCAGACGCTAATCGTGCGCGGGCTGATCGCGGGCGCCGCTGCCGTGGCCGCGAGGCGCTCCCTGTCCGCCGACGACAAGCTGATCGACGCGCTCGCCGAGGTCGCCGAGAACGACGACCTCGAGCCCGCCTTCCGCGCGCAGGTGCTGGTGCTGCCGGGCGAATCCGACATTGCGCGGGAGATCGGCCGCGACGTCGATCCGGAGGCGATCGCCACCGCGCGCAACAGCTTCCGTGCCGCGATCGGCGTTCGTGCCGGTGCGCGGCTGACCGCCGTCGCCGAGCGCATGACGACCGGCGGGACCTTCACCTCGGATGCCGCCTCGGCCGGCCGCCGGGCGCTCGCCAACGTCGCGCTCGATCTTGCCGCCGCGAATGGCGACGCCGATGCGGTTGCCCGCGTCGTGCGCCGCTACTATGAAGCCGACAACATGACCGACCGCTCGGCGGCGCTCAGCACTCTCGTCGCTGCGGCGCGGCCGGAACGCATCGCCGCGCTGGAAGATTTCCACCGCCGCTACGCGAACGATCCACTGGTGCTCGACAAGTGGCTGGGCTTCGAGGCGTCGGTGCCGGCGCCGGAGACGCTCGACCGCGTCCGCGCCCTCCTCGACGATCCGAGCTTCGCGGCCACCAACCCGAACCGTATCCGCGCGCTGGTCGGCAGTTTCGCCGGCGGCAACCAGACGCAGTTCAACCGCGCCGACGGAGCCGGCTACGACTTCCTCGCCGACTTCGTCATCGACCTCGACAGGCGCAATCCGCAGACCGCGGCGCGGCTGCTGGTCAGCTTCCGCTCCTGGCGCGCGCTCGAAGCCAGGCGGCGCGCGCTCGCCGAGAAGGCGCTGCGCAAGGTAGCGCAGGTTTCCGACCTTTCGTCGGACACGCGCGACATCGTCACGCGGACGCTCGCCTGA
- a CDS encoding LacI family DNA-binding transcriptional regulator: protein MPRTTLEDVARTAGVSLATVDRVLNRRPGVHANTAERVQAAVDLLKYRPDRLAARLARGRDHRFRFVLPTGDNAFMQTLEKEALSAAERFAEERVQIGITHVDVFDGDVLATALEGLQGEVDGIAVVALDHPRVREAIDDLAAAGVTVVTLVSDVPRAGRAHYVGIDNSAAGRTAASLLGRFLSGREGKVGLIAGSVALRDHIERQLGFEQVMSRDFPHLKVLPIREGRDEDERAEALCRDLLRDHADLVGVYNIGAGTSGVVTALESAGRERDIVFIAHDLTTFNRKYLIRGAIDAVIHQDPGHEVRSAVRLLLAEREGVPIYPGQERIRIDIFLRENVP, encoded by the coding sequence ATGCCGCGTACCACGCTTGAGGACGTCGCCCGCACGGCGGGCGTCAGCCTGGCGACAGTTGATCGTGTGTTGAACCGGCGTCCCGGCGTTCACGCGAATACGGCGGAGCGTGTCCAGGCGGCGGTCGATCTCCTCAAGTATCGCCCGGACCGTCTCGCCGCGCGGCTCGCCCGCGGCCGCGACCATCGTTTCCGCTTCGTGCTGCCGACGGGCGACAACGCCTTTATGCAGACGCTCGAGAAGGAGGCGCTGTCCGCCGCCGAGCGTTTTGCCGAGGAACGCGTGCAGATCGGCATCACGCACGTCGACGTGTTCGACGGCGATGTACTCGCCACCGCGCTCGAAGGGTTGCAGGGCGAGGTCGACGGCATCGCGGTCGTCGCCCTCGACCATCCGCGCGTCCGTGAAGCCATCGACGATCTCGCCGCCGCAGGCGTGACGGTGGTGACGCTGGTCTCCGACGTGCCGCGCGCCGGCCGCGCCCACTACGTCGGCATCGACAACTCCGCCGCCGGCCGCACCGCCGCGAGTCTGCTCGGCCGTTTCCTCTCCGGCCGCGAGGGCAAGGTCGGCCTGATCGCCGGCTCGGTCGCGCTGCGCGATCATATCGAGCGCCAGCTCGGCTTCGAGCAGGTGATGAGCCGCGACTTTCCGCATCTCAAAGTGCTGCCGATCCGCGAAGGGCGCGACGAGGACGAGCGCGCCGAGGCGCTGTGCCGCGACCTGCTGCGCGACCATGCCGATCTGGTTGGCGTCTACAACATCGGCGCCGGCACCTCGGGCGTGGTCACGGCGCTGGAGTCGGCCGGGCGCGAGCGCGACATCGTCTTCATCGCCCACGATCTCACCACCTTCAATCGCAAGTACCTGATCCGCGGCGCCATCGACGCCGTCATCCACCAGGATCCCGGCCACGAGGTACGCAGCGCCGTGCGGCTGCTGCTCGCCGAGCGCGAGGGCGTGCCGATCTACCCCGGCCAGGAGCGCATCCGCATCGACATCTTCCTGCGCGAAAATGTTCCGTAG
- a CDS encoding Gfo/Idh/MocA family oxidoreductase, with amino-acid sequence MVEARSDASTGRRIRLGMVGGGQGAFIGAVHRIASRIDDRYELVAGALSSTPQKAIDSALEIGIARDRAYGSFEEMAKAEAKRADGIEAVAIVTPNYMHAGPAKAFLKAGIHVICDKPLALSAKEAKELVALTRKTGKIFAVTHNYTGYPMIRQARAMIAAGELGEIRIVQAEYAQDWLTESTEGKGNKQADWRTDPKKSGAGGALGDIGTHAYNLACFVTGLTLDSLLADLTSFVKGRKLDDNDNVLLRFKGGAKGMLWASQVAPGNENALTLRVYGTKGGLSWKQEDPNYLWFAPFGQPPRKITRGGAGAGPEAARLTRVPSGHPEGYLEGFANIYSEVAKAIVAARTGAKLDPAVTFPTVEDGLKGMQFIEAAVKSSAKGATWVKV; translated from the coding sequence ATGGTTGAAGCAAGAAGCGACGCCAGCACCGGCCGGCGCATCCGCCTCGGCATGGTCGGCGGCGGGCAGGGCGCCTTCATCGGTGCCGTCCACCGCATCGCCTCACGCATCGACGACCGGTACGAGCTGGTCGCCGGGGCGCTGTCCTCGACGCCGCAGAAGGCGATCGACTCCGCGCTGGAGATCGGCATCGCTCGCGACCGCGCCTACGGCAGCTTCGAGGAGATGGCCAAGGCCGAGGCGAAGCGCGCCGACGGCATCGAGGCCGTCGCTATCGTGACGCCCAACTACATGCACGCCGGGCCGGCAAAGGCTTTCCTCAAGGCCGGCATCCACGTCATCTGCGACAAGCCGCTGGCGCTCTCCGCCAAGGAGGCGAAGGAACTGGTCGCGCTGACCAGGAAGACCGGCAAGATTTTCGCGGTGACGCATAACTACACCGGCTACCCGATGATCCGGCAGGCGCGCGCCATGATCGCCGCCGGCGAGCTCGGCGAGATCCGCATCGTCCAGGCCGAGTACGCGCAGGACTGGCTGACCGAGAGCACCGAGGGCAAGGGCAACAAGCAGGCCGACTGGCGCACCGACCCGAAAAAATCAGGCGCCGGCGGCGCGCTCGGCGACATCGGCACGCATGCCTATAACCTCGCGTGCTTCGTTACCGGCCTGACGCTGGATTCACTGCTGGCGGACCTCACCTCGTTCGTGAAGGGCCGCAAGCTTGACGACAACGACAATGTGCTGCTCCGCTTCAAGGGCGGCGCCAAGGGCATGCTCTGGGCGAGCCAGGTCGCGCCCGGCAACGAGAACGCGCTGACGCTGCGCGTCTACGGCACCAAGGGCGGCCTGTCGTGGAAGCAGGAGGACCCGAACTACCTCTGGTTCGCGCCCTTCGGCCAGCCGCCGCGCAAGATCACCCGCGGCGGCGCCGGCGCCGGCCCCGAGGCGGCGCGCCTCACGCGCGTTCCTTCCGGCCACCCGGAGGGCTACCTCGAAGGCTTCGCCAACATCTACTCCGAGGTCGCCAAGGCGATCGTCGCGGCCCGCACCGGCGCCAAGCTCGACCCGGCGGTGACCTTCCCGACGGTCGAGGACGGCCTCAAGGGCATGCAGTTCATCGAGGCGGCAGTGAAATCGAGCGCCAAGGGCGCGACGTGGGTGAAGGTGTAG
- the xylA gene encoding xylose isomerase, whose translation MSARFFTQEKPIKYKGPKAEGLAYRWYDPNRKVLGKRMEDHLRFAVVYWHSFTWPGGDPFGGETFNRPWMHTNDAMEGARQKADVAFEMFRLLGVPFFSFHDRDIAPEGETLAESNKMVRQIGEIFAKKMEKTGVKLLWGTANLFSNRRYMAGAATNPDPEIFAYAAGQVKNVLELTHELGGANYVLWGGREGYETLLNTDIKRELAQLGRFLTLVVEHKEKIGFKGTVLIEPKPKEPTKHQYDYDVGTIFGMLKQFGLEKQVKINIEQNHAILAGHTFEHELQLAGALGILGSIDINRGDYLLGWDTDQFAMNVPEMALAALAILKAGGLGTGGYNFDAKIRRQSIDPDDLLIAHVNSMDACARGLLVAEKIIEDGKHDAFLADRYSGWDGKEGKAILAGKRSLDDLSDYVLKKKLDPQPKSGKQEYLEGLMNDYL comes from the coding sequence ATGAGTGCTCGTTTCTTCACCCAGGAGAAGCCAATCAAGTACAAGGGCCCGAAGGCCGAGGGTCTTGCCTACCGCTGGTACGACCCGAACCGGAAGGTGCTCGGCAAGCGCATGGAGGATCATCTCCGCTTCGCCGTCGTCTATTGGCACTCGTTCACCTGGCCGGGCGGCGATCCCTTCGGCGGCGAGACTTTCAACCGCCCGTGGATGCACACCAACGACGCCATGGAAGGCGCGCGCCAGAAGGCCGATGTCGCCTTCGAGATGTTCCGCCTGCTCGGCGTTCCGTTCTTCTCGTTCCACGATCGCGACATCGCGCCGGAAGGCGAGACGCTGGCCGAATCCAACAAGATGGTCCGCCAGATCGGGGAGATCTTCGCGAAGAAGATGGAGAAGACCGGCGTAAAACTCCTCTGGGGCACCGCCAATCTCTTCTCCAACCGCCGCTACATGGCAGGCGCCGCGACCAACCCCGACCCGGAAATCTTCGCCTACGCCGCAGGGCAGGTGAAGAACGTGCTCGAGCTGACGCATGAGCTTGGCGGCGCCAACTACGTCCTGTGGGGCGGCCGCGAGGGCTACGAGACGCTGCTCAACACCGACATCAAGCGCGAGCTGGCGCAGCTCGGCCGCTTCCTGACGCTGGTCGTCGAGCACAAGGAGAAGATCGGCTTCAAGGGCACCGTCCTGATCGAGCCGAAGCCGAAGGAGCCGACCAAGCACCAGTACGACTACGACGTCGGCACCATCTTCGGCATGCTCAAGCAGTTCGGCCTCGAGAAGCAGGTCAAGATCAACATCGAGCAGAACCACGCTATCCTCGCCGGCCACACCTTCGAGCACGAGCTGCAGCTTGCCGGCGCGCTCGGGATCCTGGGCTCGATCGACATCAACCGCGGCGACTATCTCCTGGGCTGGGACACCGACCAGTTCGCCATGAACGTTCCCGAGATGGCGCTGGCGGCGCTCGCCATTCTCAAGGCCGGCGGCCTCGGCACCGGCGGCTACAACTTCGACGCCAAGATCCGCCGCCAGTCGATCGACCCGGACGATCTGCTCATCGCGCACGTCAACTCGATGGACGCCTGCGCCCGCGGCCTGCTCGTCGCCGAGAAGATCATCGAGGACGGCAAGCACGACGCCTTCCTCGCCGACCGTTATTCCGGCTGGGACGGCAAGGAGGGGAAAGCCATCCTCGCCGGCAAGCGCTCGCTGGACGACCTCTCGGACTATGTGCTGAAAAAGAAGCTCGATCCGCAGCCGAAGAGCGGCAAGCAGGAATATCTCGAAGGGCTGATGAACGACTATCTCTGA